The following coding sequences lie in one Desmodus rotundus isolate HL8 chromosome 1, HLdesRot8A.1, whole genome shotgun sequence genomic window:
- the LOC139440708 gene encoding annexin-2 receptor-like: MEQHFLDVVNPAWDAAECAPHSRRPWWPISEDSAPRPLPLYPVLGEGAGPGGAYDGQLLCSPCWRLPSVYERYRRSTGDQSPWEASPAQPRPSVSLETLETLETPAAAAREPEPAEESASQPIAQALRPNAGDGLQIAENVEGARPAERRPSRRPAGWCPHPDFSGCLRWIRRAVCTLSRAAAGCCAAFLDVKEP, from the coding sequence ATGGAGCAGCACTTTCTCGACGTCGTGAATCCGGCCTGGGATGCCGCTGAGTGCGCGCCACATTCCCGGCGTCCGTGGTGGCCGATCTCCGAAGATTCCGCGCCGCGGCCGCTGCCTCTCTACCCGgtactgggagagggggcaggccccGGTGGCGCTTACGACGGGCAACTGCTTTGCAGTCCTTGTTGGCGGCTGCCCTCGGTCTACGAGCGGTACAGACGCTCTACGGgtgaccagagcccctgggaggcaagccccgcgcagcccaggcccagcgtctCGCTGGAGACGCTAGAGACGCTggagaccccagcagcagccgccagagAGCCTGAGCCCGCAGAGGAAAGCGCGTCCCAGCCGATTGCACAGGCCCTGAGGCCCAACGCTGGAGACGGACTGCAGATCGCCGAGAACGTAGAAGGCGCGCGCCCTGCAGAGCGCCGTCCCTCTCGGCGTCCCGCCGGATGGTGCCCGCACCCGgatttctcaggctgcctgcGCTGGATCCGTCGCGCTGTCTGCACCCTGAGCCgcgcggctgctggctgctgcgcggCCTTCTTGGACGTGAAAGAGCCCTGA
- the LOC139440709 gene encoding annexin-2 receptor-like translates to MEQHFLDVVNPAWDAAECAPHSRRPWWPISEDSAPWPLPLYPVLGEGAGPGGAYDGQLLCSPCWRLPSVYERYRRSTGDQSPWEASPAQPRPSVSLETLETLETPAAAAREREPAEESASQPIAPALWPNAGDGLQIAENIEGARPAERRPSRRPAGWCPHPDFSGCLRRIRRAVCTLSRAAAGCCAAFLDVKEP, encoded by the coding sequence ATGGAGCAGCACTTTCTCGACGTCGTGAATCCGGCCTGGGATGCCGCTGAGTGCGCGCCACATTCCCGGCGTCCGTGGTGGCCGATCTCCGAAGATTCCGCGCCGTGGCCGCTGCCTCTCTACCCGgtactgggagagggggcaggtcCCGGTGGCGCTTACGACGGGCAACTGCTTTGCAGTCCTTGTTGGCGGCTGCCCTCGGTCTACGAGCGGTACAGACGCTCTACGGgtgaccagagcccctgggaggcaagccccgcgcagcccaggcccagcgtctCGCTGGAGACGCTAGAGACGCTggagaccccagcagcagccgccagagAGCGTGAGCCCGCAGAGGAAAGCGCGTCCCAGCCGATTGCACCGGCCCTGTGGCCCAACGCCGGAGACGGACTGCAGATCGCCGAGAACATAGAAGGCGCGCGCCCTGCAGAGCGCCGTCCCTCTCGGCGTCCCGCTGGATGGTGCCCGCACCCGgatttctcaggctgcctgcGCCGGATCCGTCGCGCTGTCTGCACCCTGAGCCgcgcggctgctggctgctgcgcggCCTTCTTGGACGTGAAAGAGCCCTGA
- the LOC139440710 gene encoding annexin-2 receptor-like has product MEQHFLDVVNPAWDAAECAPHSRRPWWPISEDSAPWPLPLYPVLGEGAGPGGAYDGQLLCSPCWRLPSVYERYRRSTGDQSPWEASPAQPRPSVSLGTPAAAAREPEPAEESASQPIAPALWPNAGDGLQIAENVEGARPAERRPSRRPAGWCPHPDFSGCLRWIRRAVCTLSRAAAGCCAAFLDVKEP; this is encoded by the coding sequence ATGGAGCAGCACTTTCTCGACGTCGTGAATCCGGCCTGGGATGCCGCTGAGTGCGCGCCACATTCCCGGCGTCCGTGGTGGCCGATCTCCGAAGATTCCGCGCCGTGGCCGCTGCCTCTCTACCCGgtactgggagagggggcaggccccGGTGGCGCTTACGACGGGCAACTGCTTTGCAGTCCTTGTTGGCGGCTGCCCTCGGTCTACGAGCGGTACAGACGCTCTACGGgtgaccagagcccctgggaggcaagccccgcgcagcccaggcccagcgtctcgctggggaccccagcagcagccgccagagAGCCTGAGCCCGCAGAGGAAAGCGCGTCCCAGCCGATTGCACCGGCCCTGTGGCCCAACGCCGGAGACGGACTGCAGATCGCCGAGAACGTAGAAGGCGCGCGCCCTGCAGAGCGCCGTCCCTCTCGGCGTCCCGCCGGATGGTGCCCGCACCCGgatttctcaggctgcctgcGCTGGATCCGTCGCGCTGTCTGCACCCTGAGCCgcgcggctgctggctgctgcgcggCCTTCTTGGACGTGAAAGAGCCCTGA
- the LOC139440717 gene encoding annexin-2 receptor-like, which produces MEQHFLDVVNPAWDAAECAPHSRRPWWPISEDSAPWPLPLYPVLGEGAGPGGAYDGQLLCSPCWRLPSVYERYRRSTGDQSPWEASPAQPRPSVSLETLETLETPAAAAREREPAEESASQPIAPALWPNAGDGLQIAENVEGARPAERRPSRRPAGWCPHPDFSGCLRRIRRAVCTLSRAAAGCCAAFLDVKEP; this is translated from the coding sequence ATGGAGCAGCACTTTCTCGACGTCGTGAATCCGGCCTGGGATGCCGCTGAGTGCGCGCCACATTCCCGGCGTCCGTGGTGGCCGATCTCCGAAGATTCCGCGCCGTGGCCGCTGCCTCTCTACCCGgtactgggagagggggcaggccccGGTGGCGCTTACGACGGGCAACTGCTTTGCAGTCCTTGTTGGCGGCTGCCCTCGGTCTACGAGCGGTACAGACGCTCTACGGgtgaccagagcccctgggaggcaagccccgcgcagcccaggcccagcgtctCGCTGGAGACGCTAGAGACGCTggagaccccagcagcagccgccagagAGCGTGAGCCCGCAGAGGAAAGCGCGTCCCAGCCGATTGCACCGGCCCTGTGGCCCAACGCCGGAGACGGACTGCAGATCGCCGAGAACGTAGAAGGCGCGCGCCCTGCAGAGCGCCGTCCCTCTCGGCGTCCCGCTGGATGGTGCCCGCACCCGgatttctcaggctgcctgcGCCGGATCCGTCGCGCTGTCTGCACCCTGAGCCgcgcggctgctggctgctgcgcggCCTTCTTGGACGTGAAAGAGCCCTGA